The Rhodothermus marinus DSM 4252 DNA segment AAGAAGAAAAGGCGTCCTGAGTACGCCGAACAGTCGATCGTCGGGGCAGGGGAACACCATGGAGCGGGTAGATCCGGACGAGTTGCTGCTGATGGGCTATGTGGCCCGGGCGCATGGTGTCCGGGGTGCCTTCAAGGTGGTTCCCGAAACGGACGATCCCACGCGCTTTGAAACGCTGGAGACGATCTACGTCGGGCGTTCGCCGGAGACGGCCCGCCCGGTGCGCCTGGAGCGCGTGCAGTACCAGCCCACGCGGCGCGGGCTGATCGTGCTGCTGCAGGTGGCCGAGGTCACCGACCGCGACGCGGCGCAGGCGCTCCGGGGCCTGCGGGTTTACGCCCGGCGGTCCGACCTGCCCCCGCTGGCCGAAGGGGAATTCTTCCTGCACGATCTGATCGGGTTGCGGGTGGAGACCGAAGCGGGCGAGACCGTCGGTACCGTCATCGAAGTGCTGGAGATGCCCGCCCACCTGATCTATGTGGTGGGCCGTCCGGGCCGTCCGCATGCGATGGTGCCGGACGTCGAGGTCTTCGTGCGGGAGCTGGACCTTGAAGGCCGGCGGCTCGTTATACGCCCGATCGAAGGGTTGCTGGACTGAGGGGAGGCAAAACGTAGCATCAAGCCGTGCGCATTGACATTCTGACGGCATTCCCCGATCTGGTCCGGGGCCCGCTGGCGTACAGCATCATCCGGCGGGCGCGCGAGCGCGGGCTCGTGGACATCCGCGTGCACGACCTGCGCGACTACACCACGGACCGGCATCGGCAGATAGATGACTATCCCTACGGGGGTGGCGGGGGGATGGTGCTCAAGCCGGAGCCCATCTTCCGCTGCATCGAAGCCATCCAGGAAGAGGCGGCCCGTGAAGGGCGCAAGATCGACGAGGTCATCTATCTGACGCCCGACGGCCAGGTGTTCAACCAGGAGCTGGCCAATCGGCTGTCGCTCTGCCAGCACCTGGTATTGCTGGCCGGACACTACAAGGGCGTGGACCAACGGGTGCGGGATGCCCTGGTCACGATGGAGCTGTCCATCGGTGACTATGTGCTCAGCGGTGGCGAG contains these protein-coding regions:
- the rimM gene encoding ribosome maturation factor RimM (Essential for efficient processing of 16S rRNA), which encodes MERVDPDELLLMGYVARAHGVRGAFKVVPETDDPTRFETLETIYVGRSPETARPVRLERVQYQPTRRGLIVLLQVAEVTDRDAAQALRGLRVYARRSDLPPLAEGEFFLHDLIGLRVETEAGETVGTVIEVLEMPAHLIYVVGRPGRPHAMVPDVEVFVRELDLEGRRLVIRPIEGLLD
- the trmD gene encoding tRNA (guanosine(37)-N1)-methyltransferase TrmD → MRIDILTAFPDLVRGPLAYSIIRRARERGLVDIRVHDLRDYTTDRHRQIDDYPYGGGGGMVLKPEPIFRCIEAIQEEAAREGRKIDEVIYLTPDGQVFNQELANRLSLCQHLVLLAGHYKGVDQRVRDALVTMELSIGDYVLSGGELPALVVVDAVVRLIPGVLGDAESALTDSFQDGLLDAPVYTRPAVFRSMAVPEVLRSGDHKRIAAWREEQRLLKTRQRRPDLLEKLEPSTTHDE